The Flavobacterium praedii genome window below encodes:
- a CDS encoding outer membrane beta-barrel protein, whose amino-acid sequence MNKLFLVIVFCIQFSYSQEKKQQLKFHFESRVSAILPFNVGNNYLAKSNEASLGVDLSFNFIKMYNFKLGGGYDFIPYSITDISTGGNINSSRYNSIFANLAYEIPIFKKVKLEPNIGIGSSKINLKTGNQRFGHQTGTDFRIGFNLDYELNDYFAFFIGTAYVKTKYDVNTSPEFVSFYDNSSLIQINFGMKFN is encoded by the coding sequence ATGAATAAATTATTTTTAGTTATTGTATTTTGCATTCAATTTTCATACAGTCAGGAAAAAAAACAGCAATTGAAATTTCATTTTGAATCTAGAGTAAGTGCAATACTGCCATTTAATGTAGGTAACAATTATTTAGCAAAATCTAATGAGGCAAGTTTAGGTGTAGATTTGTCTTTCAATTTTATAAAAATGTACAATTTTAAGCTTGGTGGCGGATATGATTTCATACCATATTCAATTACGGATATATCAACTGGCGGCAATATTAACAGCAGTCGTTATAATTCAATCTTTGCAAATCTAGCTTATGAAATTCCTATATTTAAAAAAGTGAAATTAGAACCTAATATTGGAATAGGTTCTTCAAAAATAAATTTAAAAACCGGTAATCAAAGATTTGGACATCAAACCGGAACAGATTTTCGAATTGGCTTTAATTTAGATTATGAACTTAACGACTATTTTGCTTTTTTTATTGGAACTGCTTATGTCAAAACTAAGTATGACGTAAACACCTCTCCAGAATTTGTGTCTTTTTATGATAATTCCAGCTTAATTCAGATAAACTTTGGAATGAAATTTAATTAA
- a CDS encoding DUF1398 domain-containing protein, translating into MFTIAQIKEAHSRVQSGADFPIYIQELIALGVLGYDTFVNDGHVEYFGADNFRAVATETYSIITIAPFANKERFIEFLVMHQGGQTDYLTFCNHAGQCGIAKWSVNIVEMTCTYFDLSGAAVLIEKIPS; encoded by the coding sequence ATGTTTACCATTGCCCAAATAAAAGAAGCCCATTCTAGAGTTCAATCGGGAGCCGACTTCCCGATTTACATACAGGAATTAATTGCATTAGGTGTTCTTGGCTACGACACTTTTGTCAATGATGGCCATGTTGAATACTTTGGTGCCGATAACTTTCGAGCGGTAGCAACCGAAACGTATTCCATCATCACCATTGCTCCGTTTGCCAACAAAGAACGCTTCATTGAATTTCTGGTAATGCACCAAGGCGGTCAAACCGATTACCTTACATTCTGCAATCATGCTGGACAATGTGGTATTGCAAAATGGAGCGTGAATATTGTTGAAATGACTTGTACGTATTTTGACTTATCGGGTGCTGCAGTTTTAATTGAAAAAATTCCGAGTTAG
- a CDS encoding DUF4202 domain-containing protein: protein MKTIPFLNASAWIDAENEADPNNEIYQDVTYPKELLYSDRMYERLMTFQPSASEAVQIATKAQHICRWKMPRESYPMDRVGYLKWREDLKKFHAKTTAEILTKAGYEQTFIDRVSFLIEKKLLKKDEETQLLEDVICLVFLEFYFDAFASKHDTEKMKNIIQKTWNKMSDKGQQEALKIDFSPENLQLIKDALGL from the coding sequence ATGAAAACTATACCATTTTTAAACGCCAGCGCGTGGATTGATGCCGAAAATGAAGCCGATCCAAACAACGAAATATACCAAGATGTAACCTATCCAAAGGAATTATTATATTCGGATAGAATGTACGAAAGGCTAATGACCTTTCAGCCTTCTGCTTCAGAAGCAGTTCAAATTGCAACCAAAGCGCAACACATTTGCCGTTGGAAAATGCCAAGGGAATCCTATCCAATGGATCGTGTGGGTTATTTAAAATGGAGAGAAGATTTAAAAAAATTCCACGCCAAAACCACAGCCGAAATCCTAACAAAAGCAGGTTATGAGCAAACCTTTATAGACCGCGTTTCCTTCTTGATTGAAAAAAAATTACTCAAAAAAGACGAAGAAACGCAACTTCTAGAAGATGTTATTTGTTTGGTATTTTTAGAGTTTTATTTTGATGCTTTTGCCTCCAAACATGATACCGAGAAAATGAAAAATATCATTCAAAAAACTTGGAATAAAATGTCAGACAAAGGGCAACAGGAAGCATTAAAAATAGACTTCTCACCAGAAAACCTTCAGTTGATAAAAGACGCATTGGGGCTTTAG
- a CDS encoding iron chaperone — protein MKTDFKTVDEYITTFPKETQLILENVRAAIKNKAPKAIESIAYGMPAYQTNGKPLVYFAGYKNHIGFYATPTGHTEFASELSKYKQGKGSVQFPIDHPIPYWLIEQIVVFRVKENEQKFKK, from the coding sequence ATGAAAACTGATTTTAAAACCGTTGACGAATACATCACCACTTTTCCAAAAGAAACGCAACTTATTTTGGAGAATGTACGCGCAGCAATTAAAAACAAAGCTCCCAAAGCTATTGAAAGCATAGCGTATGGAATGCCAGCTTACCAAACAAACGGAAAACCATTGGTCTATTTTGCTGGCTATAAAAATCATATCGGATTCTACGCCACTCCAACTGGACATACTGAGTTTGCCAGTGAACTATCGAAGTACAAACAAGGAAAAGGCTCGGTACAATTTCCTATTGATCATCCAATTCCATACTGGTTGATTGAGCAAATCGTTGTATTTAGAGTAAAAGAAAACGAACAGAAATTTAAGAAATAA
- the nirD gene encoding nitrite reductase small subunit NirD has product MEELLNQYETVNATAVKIWFKAGTIKDFPSNRGGCIKYKNKQIAVFNFERRNEWYACQNACPHKMEMVLSRGMTGSADGVPKIACPMHKKTFSLVDGSNLNGEDYKIATYPVKIEGDEVFVGFLE; this is encoded by the coding sequence ATGGAAGAACTATTAAATCAATACGAAACCGTAAATGCAACCGCAGTAAAAATTTGGTTCAAAGCCGGAACCATAAAAGATTTCCCAAGTAATAGAGGCGGTTGCATCAAATACAAAAACAAGCAAATTGCAGTTTTTAACTTCGAAAGAAGAAACGAATGGTATGCTTGTCAAAATGCCTGTCCGCACAAAATGGAAATGGTTTTATCAAGAGGAATGACGGGTTCTGCAGATGGCGTTCCAAAAATCGCTTGTCCGATGCATAAAAAAACATTTTCTTTGGTTGATGGATCCAATCTAAATGGGGAGGATTATAAAATTGCAACTTATCCCGTAAAAATTGAAGGAGATGAAGTATTCGTTGGCTTTTTAGAATAA
- a CDS encoding nucleotidyltransferase family protein — protein MEIIDNNIDNLKKLCVIYNVEKMYLFGSSLNSSFNEKSDVDLLVKFKQIELSKYFDNYINFKEKLESLFGREVDLLEEQTLKNPILIKSIDNSKELIYG, from the coding sequence ATGGAGATTATTGACAACAATATAGATAACTTAAAAAAGCTTTGTGTAATATACAACGTGGAAAAAATGTATCTATTCGGTTCATCCCTCAATTCCAGTTTTAACGAAAAAAGTGATGTTGATTTATTAGTTAAGTTTAAGCAAATTGAACTTTCAAAATATTTTGATAATTACATAAACTTCAAAGAAAAACTAGAGTCTTTATTTGGTAGAGAAGTTGACTTACTTGAAGAACAGACTTTAAAAAATCCAATCTTAATTAAATCAATCGACAACTCAAAAGAACTAATTTATGGATGA
- a CDS encoding HepT-like ribonuclease domain-containing protein, with protein MDERILKWLFDIKMSIDEINEFFHNEEKDFFKYRNNLMRKRAIERNLEIIGEAINRIITRDDSFVKKISNAKAIISLRNHVIHAYDNVSDENIWSILINHLPKLEIEIDNLIQKEEK; from the coding sequence ATGGATGAAAGGATTCTTAAATGGTTGTTTGATATAAAAATGTCCATTGATGAAATAAACGAGTTCTTCCATAATGAAGAGAAAGATTTTTTCAAATATCGAAACAACTTAATGCGTAAAAGGGCTATTGAAAGAAATCTTGAAATTATAGGTGAAGCAATCAACCGAATTATTACTCGAGATGATTCTTTTGTTAAGAAAATATCAAACGCAAAAGCAATTATTAGTCTCAGAAATCATGTGATTCATGCTTATGATAATGTTTCTGACGAGAATATTTGGTCAATCTTAATCAATCACTTACCGAAATTGGAAATAGAAATTGATAACTTAATCCAAAAAGAAGAAAAATAA
- the katG gene encoding catalase/peroxidase HPI encodes MENNENQSTTTANGEGKCPFSGGGSKPSAGSGTRNTDWWPNQLKLGILRQHSSLSNPMGEAFDYAAAFKSLDLAAVKKDLFDLMTDSQDWWPADYGHYGPFFIRMAWHSAGTYRIADGRGGGGAGMQRFAPLNSWPDNVNLDKARLLLWPIKQKYGKKISWADLMILTGNCALESMGFKTFGFGGGRADVWEPNEDIYWGSEGKWLDDKRYSGDRELENPLAAVQMGLIYVNPEGPNGNPDPLLSARDIRETFARMAMNDEETVALIAGGHTFGKTHGAADPNVYVGPEPAAAGIEEQGLGWKNTFGTGNGEYTISSGLEGAWTTTPNKWSNNYFENLFKFEWELSKSPAGAHQWKPKDGAGAGTVPDAHNPSKSHAPTMLTADLALRADPIYEKISRHFLENPNEFADVFARAWFKLTHRDMGPIARYLGPEVPKEELIWQDPIPAVTHQLIDDKDIAKLKSKILASGLSVSQLVSTAWASASTFRGSDKRGGANGARIRLAPQKDWKVNNPTQLATVLATLERIQTDFNSAQSGGKQVSLADLIVLAGVAGIEKAGNSTVPFTPGRADTAQEQTDVESFAVLEPEADGFRNYAKTQYTVSAEEMLIDKAQLLTLTVPELTVLVGGLRVLNANFDHSKHGVFTNRPETLTNDFFVNLLDFGTTWKASSESQEVFEGRDRKTGAVKWTGTRVDLIFGSNSELRAIAEVYGCADSQEKFTTDFIAAWNKVMNLDRFDLA; translated from the coding sequence ATGGAAAATAATGAAAATCAAAGCACAACGACTGCTAACGGGGAAGGCAAATGCCCGTTTTCAGGAGGTGGATCAAAACCAAGTGCTGGATCTGGTACAAGAAATACAGATTGGTGGCCCAATCAGTTAAAGTTAGGTATCCTTCGTCAACATTCTTCATTGTCGAACCCGATGGGTGAGGCGTTTGATTATGCTGCCGCTTTCAAGAGCCTTGATCTAGCTGCGGTGAAAAAAGATCTTTTCGATTTAATGACCGACTCCCAAGATTGGTGGCCGGCAGATTATGGCCATTATGGACCATTTTTTATTCGAATGGCTTGGCATAGCGCTGGCACCTATCGTATTGCCGACGGTCGTGGAGGCGGGGGAGCAGGTATGCAACGATTTGCACCTCTCAACAGTTGGCCAGACAATGTGAACTTAGACAAGGCACGTTTGTTATTGTGGCCTATTAAACAAAAATACGGTAAGAAGATTTCGTGGGCCGATTTAATGATTCTTACCGGTAACTGTGCGCTAGAGTCTATGGGCTTTAAGACTTTTGGTTTTGGAGGAGGACGCGCCGATGTTTGGGAACCAAATGAAGATATCTATTGGGGGTCTGAAGGGAAGTGGTTGGACGACAAACGGTATTCGGGTGACCGCGAATTGGAAAATCCGTTGGCAGCTGTCCAAATGGGATTGATTTACGTGAATCCGGAAGGGCCAAACGGTAATCCAGATCCGCTTTTATCGGCTCGTGACATTCGGGAGACTTTTGCCCGTATGGCAATGAATGACGAAGAAACAGTGGCGCTTATTGCTGGAGGTCACACTTTTGGTAAAACCCACGGTGCTGCCGATCCAAATGTTTACGTTGGTCCAGAACCTGCTGCTGCTGGAATTGAGGAGCAAGGATTGGGTTGGAAAAACACCTTTGGAACTGGAAATGGAGAATATACTATCAGTAGCGGTCTTGAAGGCGCTTGGACAACCACACCCAATAAATGGAGCAATAATTATTTTGAAAACCTATTTAAATTCGAATGGGAACTATCAAAAAGTCCAGCCGGTGCACATCAATGGAAACCCAAAGACGGAGCCGGTGCGGGAACAGTACCCGATGCTCATAACCCTTCAAAAAGTCATGCACCAACCATGCTTACCGCTGACCTTGCTTTAAGAGCCGATCCGATTTATGAAAAAATTTCAAGACACTTTCTTGAAAATCCAAATGAATTTGCTGATGTCTTTGCTCGTGCTTGGTTCAAGTTGACGCATCGTGATATGGGACCCATTGCGCGCTATCTGGGTCCAGAAGTTCCAAAAGAAGAATTGATTTGGCAAGATCCAATTCCTGCAGTAACACACCAATTAATTGACGACAAAGACATTGCTAAATTGAAATCCAAAATACTGGCTTCAGGATTGTCTGTGTCTCAATTGGTTTCCACCGCTTGGGCTTCGGCATCAACATTCCGTGGGTCTGATAAACGAGGTGGTGCCAATGGTGCTCGTATTCGTCTTGCTCCGCAAAAGGATTGGAAAGTCAATAATCCAACTCAACTTGCAACAGTTTTAGCAACTCTTGAACGAATTCAGACGGATTTCAATAGCGCTCAATCTGGCGGAAAGCAAGTTTCACTAGCCGACTTGATTGTTCTGGCAGGAGTTGCAGGAATTGAGAAAGCGGGAAATAGTACCGTTCCTTTTACACCAGGAAGAGCAGATACAGCTCAAGAACAAACAGATGTGGAGTCTTTTGCTGTTCTAGAACCAGAAGCTGATGGATTCCGAAATTATGCAAAAACTCAATACACCGTTTCGGCAGAGGAAATGCTGATTGATAAAGCACAACTTTTAACACTAACGGTACCTGAGTTGACTGTATTGGTAGGTGGTTTGCGTGTTCTGAATGCCAATTTTGATCATTCTAAACATGGAGTATTTACAAATCGTCCTGAAACATTGACGAATGATTTCTTTGTTAATTTACTTGATTTTGGTACAACTTGGAAAGCTTCTTCAGAATCGCAAGAGGTATTCGAAGGACGTGATCGTAAAACTGGAGCTGTGAAATGGACAGGAACTCGCGTCGATCTTATCTTTGGTTCCAACTCAGAGCTTCGCGCTATTGCTGAGGTATATGGATGTGCGGATTCGCAAGAGAAATTCACAACCGATTTTATAGCCGCTTGGAACAAAGTGATGAATTTGGATCGCTTTGATTTAGCTTAA
- a CDS encoding GNAT family N-acetyltransferase, translated as MVNRSFTSFPILTTERLTLRQLSSEDGQAIFTLRSDTEINKYLNRQASKTIEDAINFINMINDAIKKNDSIYWAIILTNSKAFVGTICLFDFSKKNSCEIGFELITKFQEQGIMKEAAQVVIDYAFHTLKFQKILAVTHYDNQNSTKLLTKFNFVKSNETDVENPDLNIFTLTP; from the coding sequence ATGGTAAATAGAAGTTTCACATCTTTCCCAATTTTAACCACCGAAAGACTAACTCTTAGACAATTATCAAGTGAGGACGGGCAAGCTATTTTTACTTTACGTTCTGACACAGAAATAAACAAATATCTTAACAGACAAGCAAGTAAAACAATTGAAGATGCCATAAACTTCATCAACATGATTAATGATGCTATTAAAAAAAACGACTCGATTTATTGGGCAATAATTTTAACAAATAGCAAAGCTTTTGTTGGTACAATCTGTCTATTTGACTTTTCAAAAAAAAATAGTTGTGAAATCGGGTTTGAACTTATCACAAAATTTCAAGAGCAAGGAATAATGAAAGAAGCAGCACAAGTAGTCATTGACTATGCTTTTCATACTTTGAAGTTTCAAAAAATACTTGCTGTTACTCATTATGACAATCAGAATTCAACCAAACTTTTGACAAAATTTAATTTTGTAAAATCAAATGAAACGGATGTAGAAAACCCTGACTTAAATATTTTCACTTTGACACCATAA
- the nirB gene encoding nitrite reductase large subunit NirB: MINVIVVGNGMVGYKFCEKFISKSGQEKYQITVFGEEPRRAYDRVHLSEYFAGKTADNLSLSTTSWYEENNIILNTAELVLKIDTTNKIISTHLDKTYAYDYLVLATGSAAFVPPIKGVEKEGVFVYRTIEDLDAIMSYAKKIRANGATEAAVLGGGLLGLEAAKAVRDLGLNPHVVEFAPRLMPRQLDQSASDMLQSKIEELNIGIHLNKATQYIDGEESIKGMMFANDDLLKVDMLVISAGIKPRDELARVSGLVVGERGGVVVNNQMLTSDPYIYAIGEVALYTGMIYGLVAPGYEMADVAAEQILNGNKTMRETIDMSTQLKLIGVEVASFGDPFIENENVTAIVYENKFSGIYKRINVTKDGKTLLGGILVGDSSDYNGLFQIYANALALPANPEDLILGSRGGEGSTLGSAADLPDTAVICSCENVTKGALCCSLIDGTASTFGDVVKLTKATTGCGGCKPMVVDIVKATQKSLGKEVKDTICEHFHYTRQELFDIVKINKYTNYYEVIDHHGNGDGCEVCKPIVASIFSSIYNDTANKHVTTQDTNDRFLANIQRNGTYSVVPRVAGGEITAEKLIVIGEVAKQFDLYTKITGAQRVDLFGAHLDDLPKIWKILIDNGFESGHAYGKSLRAVKSCVGNAWCRYGMDDSAGFAIELEDRYKGIRAPHKIKGGVSACIRECAEARGKDFGLIAVEGGWNLYICGNGGANPKHAVLLAEQIDKATVIKYLDRFLMYYIRTAGPLVRTATWLDKLEGGLDYLKEVIIFDRLGICETLETEMESLVGTFECEWKQVLEKPRLLKRFSHFVNTDEKDDNIAFVPLREQKMPRPW, encoded by the coding sequence ATGATTAATGTGATAGTAGTCGGAAACGGCATGGTAGGTTATAAATTTTGCGAGAAATTCATTTCGAAATCTGGGCAAGAAAAGTATCAAATTACAGTTTTTGGTGAAGAGCCAAGACGCGCGTATGATCGCGTTCACTTGAGTGAATACTTTGCTGGCAAGACCGCCGATAATTTATCGCTATCCACCACATCATGGTATGAAGAGAACAATATCATTCTCAACACGGCTGAATTAGTTTTAAAAATTGACACTACAAACAAAATTATAAGTACGCACTTGGACAAAACGTATGCGTATGACTACTTAGTTTTGGCTACAGGATCGGCAGCTTTTGTCCCTCCGATTAAAGGAGTCGAGAAAGAAGGTGTTTTTGTGTACCGAACCATCGAAGATCTAGATGCCATAATGAGCTACGCAAAAAAAATACGAGCCAACGGTGCTACCGAAGCAGCCGTTCTTGGTGGCGGATTATTGGGGCTTGAAGCTGCCAAAGCCGTTCGTGATTTAGGATTAAATCCTCACGTAGTAGAATTTGCGCCTCGCTTAATGCCTAGACAACTCGATCAAAGCGCGAGCGATATGCTGCAATCCAAAATAGAAGAATTGAATATCGGAATCCATCTCAATAAAGCAACACAATATATAGATGGTGAAGAAAGTATAAAGGGAATGATGTTTGCCAACGATGACTTGCTGAAGGTTGATATGTTGGTTATATCGGCAGGAATTAAACCGCGTGACGAACTCGCTAGAGTTTCAGGATTAGTTGTCGGAGAGCGTGGTGGTGTTGTTGTAAACAATCAAATGCTAACATCAGACCCTTACATCTATGCCATAGGAGAAGTAGCTTTGTATACAGGAATGATTTACGGACTTGTGGCTCCTGGTTACGAAATGGCCGATGTGGCCGCCGAACAAATCCTGAATGGGAATAAAACGATGAGAGAAACCATCGATATGTCTACTCAATTGAAATTAATTGGAGTTGAAGTGGCGAGTTTTGGTGATCCCTTTATCGAAAATGAAAATGTGACCGCCATTGTTTACGAAAACAAATTCAGCGGTATTTACAAAAGAATCAATGTCACCAAAGACGGAAAAACATTATTGGGAGGAATACTGGTAGGCGATTCATCGGATTACAATGGACTGTTCCAAATTTATGCCAATGCGCTAGCTTTACCCGCAAATCCAGAAGACTTAATTCTAGGTTCTCGCGGTGGCGAAGGATCAACTTTGGGTAGTGCAGCCGACTTGCCTGATACTGCCGTAATCTGCTCTTGCGAAAACGTAACCAAAGGCGCTCTTTGTTGTTCGCTTATTGACGGAACAGCCAGTACTTTTGGCGATGTAGTAAAATTAACCAAAGCTACAACAGGCTGTGGCGGTTGCAAACCAATGGTTGTGGATATTGTAAAAGCCACGCAAAAATCACTCGGAAAAGAAGTAAAAGACACGATCTGCGAGCACTTTCACTACACCAGACAAGAATTATTTGATATTGTAAAAATCAATAAATACACTAACTATTATGAAGTAATCGATCATCACGGAAATGGTGATGGTTGCGAAGTTTGTAAACCAATTGTAGCTTCTATTTTCTCCAGTATCTACAACGATACGGCCAACAAACACGTTACAACCCAAGACACCAATGACCGATTCCTAGCCAATATCCAAAGAAATGGGACGTACTCTGTAGTCCCACGAGTTGCTGGTGGCGAAATCACTGCCGAAAAATTAATCGTGATTGGCGAAGTGGCCAAACAATTTGATTTGTACACTAAAATCACTGGTGCGCAACGTGTGGATTTATTTGGCGCTCACTTGGATGACTTACCTAAAATCTGGAAAATATTAATCGACAATGGTTTTGAAAGTGGTCACGCTTACGGAAAATCGTTAAGAGCTGTCAAAAGTTGTGTAGGTAATGCTTGGTGCCGCTACGGAATGGACGATAGCGCTGGTTTTGCAATCGAACTCGAGGATCGTTACAAAGGGATTCGAGCGCCTCACAAAATAAAAGGCGGTGTTTCGGCCTGTATTCGTGAATGTGCAGAGGCTAGAGGAAAAGATTTTGGTTTAATCGCCGTAGAAGGTGGTTGGAATCTTTACATCTGCGGAAATGGTGGTGCCAATCCAAAACACGCTGTATTATTGGCTGAACAAATCGACAAAGCTACTGTCATTAAGTATTTAGACCGTTTCTTGATGTACTACATCCGTACCGCAGGGCCATTGGTTCGAACAGCTACTTGGTTGGACAAACTGGAAGGCGGATTGGATTACCTAAAAGAAGTTATCATCTTTGACCGATTGGGAATCTGCGAAACACTGGAAACCGAAATGGAATCGCTAGTTGGCACTTTTGAATGCGAATGGAAACAAGTATTGGAAAAACCAAGATTATTGAAACGTTTCAGTCACTTTGTCAATACTGACGAGAAAGATGATAACATTGCGTTTGTTCCGTTAAGAGAACAAAAAATGCCGAGACCTTGGTAA
- a CDS encoding glyoxalase, with product MEHKAKSIRPFIGSKNFGISRRFYQDLGFKEIILTPNFSYFETEGIGFYLQDANVKDWVDNTMLFLEVEDVNRYWEALTKLNLTAKYKSVKLVPVREMDWGKECFIHDPSGILWHIGEFYK from the coding sequence ATGGAACATAAAGCAAAATCAATCAGACCATTTATAGGTTCCAAAAACTTTGGAATATCACGACGTTTTTATCAAGACTTGGGTTTTAAGGAAATTATCTTGACACCCAATTTCTCCTATTTCGAAACCGAAGGAATTGGCTTTTATCTACAAGATGCCAACGTCAAAGATTGGGTAGACAACACTATGCTTTTTTTGGAAGTCGAAGATGTAAATCGGTATTGGGAAGCACTCACGAAATTAAATTTGACCGCCAAATACAAAAGTGTAAAATTGGTCCCCGTTCGCGAAATGGATTGGGGCAAAGAATGCTTTATTCACGACCCATCGGGAATCCTTTGGCACATTGGGGAGTTTTACAAATAA
- a CDS encoding acyl-CoA thioesterase, producing MATFSKQLSFRWSDLDPNFHLRHSAYYDFGAQHRVEILAQLGLTLRVMQKEHVGPILFREECVFRKEINLSDEIIMQTKMAKMKDDASRWSIVHEFYREEVLCAVITVDGAWMDTKLRKLASPTPQIVVDALSTFPKTADFIAL from the coding sequence ATGGCTACATTTAGCAAACAGCTGTCCTTTCGTTGGTCTGATTTAGACCCCAATTTTCACTTGCGCCACAGTGCCTATTATGATTTTGGAGCGCAACACCGTGTGGAGATTCTGGCACAATTGGGATTGACCCTGAGAGTCATGCAAAAGGAACATGTTGGTCCTATATTATTTAGAGAAGAATGTGTTTTTAGAAAAGAAATCAATCTTTCTGATGAAATAATCATGCAAACCAAAATGGCCAAAATGAAAGATGATGCTTCACGCTGGTCAATAGTTCATGAGTTTTACAGAGAAGAGGTTTTGTGTGCCGTGATCACTGTTGATGGGGCTTGGATGGATACCAAACTTAGAAAACTAGCTAGTCCTACTCCACAAATTGTGGTTGATGCTTTGAGTACTTTTCCTAAAACAGCCGATTTTATTGCCTTATAA